TGTGCTCCCCGAAGAATTTTAAGGATCGCATGGTCACCCGGCTGTTTGAAACTCATAAGATGAATCAGATCGGAAGGTTCAAGGATCGATTGACCATCAAACGAAACAATAATATCTCCCTCCCGAATACCGGTTTTCAAGGCGGTTGAATCAGGCATCACTTTGCGAACCGTCACGCCTTTCTCGGTTTTGTCAACCTGGACGCCCAAATGGACGCTCTGGTCCTCCAAATCTTTATAACCGTCGGCCCACACAAAATCGGCGAGGTAGAGCGGAATGGAGACCGGTTGAACGTCCATAAGTAGGTCCTTTCGACTTTCCGGCACCTCCTCCGTGTATGGCATGACGATCTCATAGGGTTCCGGCAGTCGCCGGAACACTCTTCGCGGTACTCCGAATCCATAGTTGACGTGGAACCCTCCCGTAAAGACGACCATTTTTTTTCCACGTCCCTCGGGACTGGAGAGATAGGTTGAGATGGTTTGTGCCATCGTTTCATCCCAAATCAACATTGTTTCGTAAAACCGCTCGAAACCCTCATCCCCGTGCGCATGGCCCCCAAACACCGCCTTGAGGGAGTTTCGATGGTATGGATCCTCACGATCCATTTCGGGCAGCTCTTTTTCCAGGTTTTCCGACAACCCTTCCGTCCCCTTCTTCATGATCTCGTGGACCAGTTCATCGGGTGCATTCAGAGCGATCAAAGGAATTTTCTTGTCGCGACTGTAGCGGAGAATCGCACGATAATAATTGTAGGACTGATCCCAATTGTCATACCAGACTTTGATAAATTCTTTTTCATCCATTTGACCATGGCTCCATCGGTTCAATTGATCCTGAGACGGCTTTTGGAACATCTCCATCCCAACAACCCATTGTCCCGGAAACTGCTTCCACAGTCCCTGCAAGACCTCCAGTTCCACTTGATGATCTTCAAGATTGGTATGGGTTTCTCCCACATAGACGATCCGTGAACTGGACAGGATATGAAACATCTGTTCCTTGGTAACCTCGATGCCGGTGGGCAGATGAAGTATCGTCCCTGGTTTGAGAGTTCCCAAATCTCGGTATGGCGACTCCGAGAAAACCTCCTTTAAACGGGATGGAGGTTCGACAACACAGCCAGAAACATCTACAACGATGATGGATAACAAAACGAAGGGGAGAATATACCGGATCATTTTTTCTCCATAAGAGATGCAGGGGGATTAATCGTATCACAGGATGTCGTAATCCTGTCAAGAAGAGAGGCCCGAGGTCCATTGCAACCGTGGCGGAGATCTTATATTAGAATCACAACGGTCGCGCGGAAGAAGTTAGATTTGGACGATAAAAATTGCAAGGACTTCCCAGTGTGGTGACGACGGTTATCACGGGCCTTGGATGCAGACCAACTGGAAAAAGGGATTCAAAGTTGAAGGATGATGGAAAGAATTTCGGTCCTTGAATTGACTTTTAATCGCCTCATGATGTGTTTTAAATGCCCTTTGATCGTATCTTCAGAAACACAAAGAGCATCGGCGATTCGCTTATTGGTCAATCCGGAAAAAAGGTGTTTAACAATTTCCATTTGGCGATTGGTTAATTGAAAGCGGCTTCTTAATTTTTCCAGATCAATTTGTCGATGTTGCGAAACCTTCTCGATCAACATCATGATATGAAAAGCCTGCCCCGCTTGAGCGTCATCGCCGTTGAGAGGGAACCCTCTACAACAATACATCGCATCCTGGGTCGAAAACAAGGAAATTTGAGGGGCGACCTGAGCCTGATGATCATCGCGACATGCCAAATAACTCTTTTTAAGATTTTCGTACAAATTAAAAATTTCTTTTGGGATCGTAACACCCATCATAAGATGATCGGAGTCCGAATGGTTTCCGTTTACTTTGGAAAGGATTCCTAACGCGACCGGATTAAAAAAAACAGGTTCTTGACGATGGTTGAAGACAAGAATACCAGGCACTGAGCGCCTGTTTGCAACCTCGAGAAGATCCATATACACCCTCATATGTGGTGTGAAGGAAGGGACCTACAAGGTACTTGAGCTAAAACATACAATAACTCAAGATCCTTGTCAACACATTTTATGATAGGATTTCCTTGTTAATAAACTATTCATAAAGCGGTTAATTCATGAGCAATTATCGGCTCATAATCCTGCTCAGATCCATAGGAATCTTGCGCAGGGTCCGAATCGCACATTTCCAGCTGTTGATCGCATCGTGCTATCTTGATCCAACCCGTTTGGATAATGGTAAAAAAAAATGGAACCCCCTTGATTTTCCTTGACATTGCCCCATATAAATGTTATGTATATAACAATTCTGTATTATGTATCCTATTCTAATTTCAACCGTAAACTCGTATTTTGATCTAAAGAGGCAATGAGTATAGAACCAGATAAAGATGAGCGACGCCGGTCAAAACGGTCTTCTCTCTCGGAAAAAGCCACTTGTGAGGTTAGCAGTCACCTGCTTTTACACAAGGCCCGAGGAAATCAGTCCACCACGATCATCAATTCAAATATCAAAAATATCAGTGAAGGAGGCGTCTGCCTCATGACAAAAGAACGCTTGGAAACTTCCCAGATTGTGAAGATCAGCCTTCCCCTCCCCCATGTTAAAATGAGTACTCCAACACTGGCAGAGGTCAGATGGGTTAGGAAAGACCCAGGCAAACGCCTCTATCGCGCCGGCCTACGTTTTCTTTTATAAACATGCCCTGTGCCTCAACTGTTCTATTTCGTCTGCTAAGAATAAGCCTCGACCATTTGTATAAAAAGATTAAATATAACAATAAATTAAAATAATTTAATCATGTTTTATTATAAGATTTTTAATATTTACTTTTAATCGTACTGGACTGGATGGAACAGCTTTAAATCGTCGCCTTGAATTTGTTCAAACCGTTTTGAAATCCTGGAAAAAATCCATGCTGCCACAGATAAATTCAAGGTCAATAATGATGAACTCGGGCTGGCATCAGCCATGCGAGCAACAAGCCGGGCCATGAGGTCACAAAAGCGATTAAAAAGAATGCGGTAAAACCGACGCCGGCCGCCACGAAGCCGCTAACGCCTCCGGCCAGCGTAGCCGGCACGGACATCAACGCCGAACCGATCGCAAAGTGGGTGGCTTGAAATTCCCGTCGACAACGCTGCATTAAAAATACGAGAAGTGCCGCGGTGCCGAGACCGGCCGCAATTTGTTCAAAGGCAATCACCAAACTCACCCCCAACAAACCAGGTTTTTCGTAAGCCATCCATGCGTACGCCGGAATCGCCAAACTTTGTGCAAGGGTAAAGGGAAAAAGGCAGCGGCGCAATCCAAGGCGGCTGATGGCCCCCCCGCCGACCAATGCGCCCGCGATGCTTGTGACGGTGCCCAGCGTGCCGGATAAAAATCCACGCGCGGCGGTGTCGTATCCCAGGTCCCTCAAAAGTGGCGTGGCCATCGCAAACATCATTGCATCTCCGGCACGAAACAGGAGGATGAAGGAAAGAATCATCACAATGTGCGGTTGTCGCAGGTATGTTATAAAGGCCTCCGCGATCACCGAAACCTTCCAAACATTTCTATGTACCCGGACTTCCTGTAAGCGAAGATGATGGACCAGACCCAGAACGACCATAATCCCTCCGGCCGTCAAGAAACAGATCTCCCATGAAACCATGCCGGCCAACACCACAAGGGCGCCGTTGCCTACCAATAAAGCGATCTTGTAGGCGGCCACCCGGACGCCGGAAAAGGCCGCCTGATCCACGTCGTTTAACGATTGAATATAATAACCGTCCACGGCAATGTCATGGGTGGCGGCCAAAAATGCAACGATCAAAAATATCTTGGCCGCCAGAGCCAAATCGAAATTCATGGCCGGCCAGGTCAGAAAGGCGATGGCCAGCGCAATCAATAATTCGAACCCGACAAGCCAACTCTTTTTATTACTGAAAACATCGATCAGCGGACTCCATAAAAATTTCAAGTTCCACGCCAAGCCATAGAGGGAGGTCAATCCTATCGCCTGAAGACTGGCGCCGGATGCGGTAAAAAACTGAGCAGAGATTTGATGAACGACCGAGTAAGGCAGGCCTTCGGCAAAATAAGTACTCGAAGTCCAAAAAGCCGTAAATGAACGGCGGGAAACAGGGGGCGTCATGCTCGCCGCCTATTCGTCTTCACGGTTCCGAAGGGAGAAAACCTGGGGATGATAATATTCACCCGTATCCAGAAACTCAACGCCCAGAAAAATCCCGTCGGCTTGTTTCGCAACCCAGCGGACTTTCCCGATGAGGACCTCATCAGCCCAAGACTCGTTTAGATCCCCCAATTGGCAATGAATCAGGAGGCGGTTATCAACATAAACGGGAAAATCCTCCATGATCGACAGACTTATACAGGAGCCGGCGTGAGATATATCTTTCACCATTCCGGAGAAACAGACCACATCCGTTGAAATATCGACTCGAAGCGGTCTGTATGGGGAAATGCGCGGGCCGGATCGCGGTTTCATCCTCTTTCTCCAATTTCGTATATATATTTACACGTTACAGATCATTCTGTCAATCATTTCGGTCGGCGTGATCCACATCCCGATCCCTAACCAAAACAAGGGATTTCCATAAAAAATGGGGCGCAGTGCCAAATGGCACCGCGCCCCATTTCGAAACATTCGCAGAGTTACTTCTTTTCAATGGTCTTGACGGATTTGGCATGACCCTTCGCCACATCCACCTCGACCATTTCCCCCACCTTAACGTCACCGGTTTTCTGAGTGGTGTTGTCAAAATGGATCTTGTGCTCCTTCCCCTTTTTATCCTTTACAAAGTAGAATGAGCCCTTGTCGTCGATTTTGGTTACCTCGCCCGCAATCATACCGGCCCAGCTCATGCCTACAAAGGACAGGACGACTACGGCCATTACAAGACTGGATAGAACCCTCTTCATATTTACTCACCCCCTCTCGTGTACTGATTTAATAACTACCCTTACGTGATCCCGCTCGTTTATGATGGCTTTCTATGCATCCTGATCTGATTTAGCAAATTCAATGCCAACTTCAACGCTTTGTAATTTAAAGTCTTTTTTTATAAACCGCCCGCGGTTTGCCGCATTTACGGCATCGGCGCCTTATATAGGGCAGGATCAGATAACAAAAGATGGAATCCTGATTCAGTGCTTTGTATAATTGAATTCATGATCCGAACCGGCGTTGGACAATCCACCCAAATGTCGCCCCAAAAGGCGGCCCGTGAGGCGGCCCGGATGGCCATGAAACGCGCCGGTATGAACAGGGCCGATTTGGTTCTTGTGTTTGCCTCGGTATCTTATCACCCTTACTATCCCCTGCTCCTCAAGGCGCTTCGAAACGAAATCGAAACCGCCCATCTCCTCGGTTGCAGTGGATTCGGTGTGATCACAACCGATGGCGAGTGGGAAAACGAGCCTGCGGTCGCGGTCATGATTCTGGCCTCTGATACCGTTACGGCATCACCGTTTCTCTTTCATCCTCTCCAGGGCCAGGCGGAGCTGATCGGCCGAACCATTGGCGGTATGACCCTCACAGACCGTAAAGACGGCGCTTATTCTTCCATCGGCGTCCTTCTTCCCGATTCATACAACTTCCAACCCAAACCGTTCTTCCATGGAGTCACCAGCGCCAACGAAAAGGCCGTCCTGATCGGGGGAGGGGCTTCGGAAGACGGCAGCTTGATGCAGACCCTCCAGATCTATCAAGATCAGGTATTGTCCGATGCGGTGACGGGCTTTGTCCTGAACGGCTCCTTCACCCACACGATCGGTCTCAGCCAGGCCTGCCATCCTGTCGGAAATCCGATGATGGTGACCCGTGCGCGTCACAACACCATTTATGAACTGGCCGGCCGCGCGGCGCTCGACTGTTATTCGGGTTTGTTTACCAATATACCGACGCAGGCAATTCGCGAAGCGACCGGTCTTATTTTCATCGGGTTTCCGGCCGATGTCACCGAGTCACGATTCCATCGGGGGTCGTACCTTGTCCGAAGCGTGGTTGGAGTGGATCCGGTGGAAAGAAGCATCACCGTGCCCGAAGCGGTGGAGGAAGGCCAGGTGGTATCTTTCATGATACGCGAACCCACCCAAGCCATGCACGACATGGAATCCATGGTTTCGGACCTGGCCAAAATCCATCGCGACCGTCCACCTGCTTTCGCCATGTATTTCGACTGCTGCGGGCGGGGCCGATCTCTATACGGCAAAACGGGGGTCGATCTCTCCATTATTAAAAAACACTTTGGTGAGATTCCGTTGATCGGCTTCTTGAGCTATTCCGAGATTGCTCCGATCCACGGCGTTCCTCATTTTCACAATTACTCCGGGATTCTGGTCCTGATCAGTGAATGACTGCCCTCGCTGAATCCACCGATGCCGATCATCCTTTCTTACTTTGGCAAGAGTGATAGGGTCGTTCGTTTTGAACGGCAGTGACCTGGAGGGGCTCGTCCAACCGTAATTCCTGCTCATAAATCGTAAACACATGCGGAACGTCGATGGAGAGACCGAACTTGTTCTGAAGGCGCCGGTACTGAGCCTCGGTCATGATATGGTATTTTACCGATGCTCTCAACGTCAACCCTTGAAGGTTTCTCGGCGACCAATATCGAAACACATAATCCCGACTCATTAACGGACTGAGGCGATTTTCATAAACCTCCACAATAACCGGCCACCATACGATCCAGCGCCTCATGGTGCTCTCCTGGCGTTTAATCACCGCTCCCGACGCATCCACGACCTCGAAGGTCACGGTAAAGTACCGGTCCGGATCGCCCGTTGGGATTTTGTGACCGGCCCCGCTGTTGGTCAAGGTTAAGGTAAATGTTACATCCTGCCCCGGCTGCAAAACGCTTCGGTCGGCCGTAAGCCGGACCGACGCGGCCCGCTGGATCATTTCAGGAAAATGTCCGCCCCGCCAGAGATGCTGTCGGCCTGACCGGACCCGGCCCCCCGATACCAACGGGCGGTTGATGCTCGGCATGTGGCAATCCTGACAGATCTTCCCTTCTTTATAATACGGGCCGGCCTCGAATTCAGGAAAAGTCGAACAAGGACCGCCGTTGTAGAATTGAAAGGGCCCGGCGGGGACCTGGTGGCAGGTGAAACATATATCCGTGGATCGGAAACGCGGAGAGTATCGCGTTGGATGAGGGGCTTCGATGCCCTCAAACGGTCCCTCGATCACACCGTCACGCACATGACAAGAAGCACAGGTGATGCCCTCTTGTTGAAAATCGGCATCGTAATGAGGATTATCCTCCTTAATCGGCTTGTAGACCTTTCCGTTTTCAAGCCCCTTGATCAGCCAAGGCTGCTGCGGTTGCATGGGCGAGTGGCAGTTCAAGCAGATCCAGATATGCTCGTCCTTGTTCCAGTAGGCCTGAAAGAATGGATCGACATAGGCCTTCGAGTGCATGGACGTTTTCCATTCTTCATAGATTTCTCTGTGGCAGCCCCCGCACTGCCCCGCCCGGATTCCGGGAATTCCCGGTACGGGTTTGTCATACGAAACCGCTTTTGAAAAATCTTCGCGAAGACCGAAGATGATTTTCGAGTGGACCTTCTGATAGACGAAAAAGAGGAGGATCGCGACCAGGGCGATACCCCCTAACAAGACCGCCGGTTTCCGGGGGAGACGCATAGGTTTAGAATACTATGCGCGATGGCCGTAGTCAAATAAAGGCGAGGATTCCCAATGCATGTTCAACGTCCTGTATGGTCCGGGACATTTGATACGATTGGCTGTTCTGCTTTTGATTCGCTCCACTCGAATCCGGCGTGCGGCGGAGCCAGCGGGGCGGGACATGGTGGGGAAATTTAGAGAATTACGGCGGATTTCAGGGCGATTGAGACGCAGGTTGATCCTGGCGGGCGTCCACAATGGTGAAGTCCCCCTGGGCGACTACATCTTTCTTAATGTACTTGACTCGATAGGTATGACGATCCGCGTTTATTCCCTTCGGAGAGAGTGACCAGAAGGCCTGCGACGTCGAAAAGTTGTAGAGACCGGCGTCGGTCGGCTCAACGGGCATCTTATTTCGATCCAGCGGAATTTCCCGTCCGTCGCTAGAAACTTCGTAAAGAGCGACGATCAGTTCTTTGACCCCGGCGTTTTTTTTAAACTTCAGAACCCAGGCTACGTTCTCACCCAGGGTAAATGTCGTTGTGGGATCAACGACGGATCGGCCGCTGGGATCCAGCGCTTTCCCGAAAGCGAGGCTCGCTTCCATCGAATGGGGTCGCATCGCGTGGATGAATTCGGAAACCTCTTGCCGAAAAACCAACCCTCCGACGCCCAGCAACACGACCACCGCCAACGCAACCCCTCTTCCGGTCTTCATCATCGACCCGCTTTTTCTTTAATCCGCGCGGATGAACGAGTAGTTGCGGGCGTTTTGATGGATCATGGCCAGGTGAGATTCGGAAAGCCGGTGACGGAGGCTTTTATTTTCCAGGGCTTGGTTGGTGTCGGAGACGGTTGTGTTGTCGGTGCAAATCGCGACCGGAATACCGTATTCCAGAAATGTAAAGATTGGGTGGGGGCGACCGCGTTTGACCGCGCCGGTCTGATAATTGGACGTGATGCAGCATTCGATCAGGATCTTGTCGCGGGCCAAGCGGCGTAAAAGCACCTTGTCACGCACCGATGAACAGCCGTGCCCGATTCGGGTCACGCCCAGTTCATCGATGGCCTGCCAAACGGCGTGGGGTCCCTCGTCCTCGCCGGCATGAATGGTGAGACCGAGTCCTCCGGTTCGTGCAATGGCATAGGCGTCTTTAAACAAGGCGGGCGGATTTCCACGCTCGGCACCGGCCACGTCAAACCCGATCACACCCGTGCGTTCATGAAACTGTTGACCTTCGGAGACGGCGGCACGGGCCAGGATCTTGGCGATGTGGGGACCGTGTTGGCGCATGGCGATCACGATCAACCCAGCCCGGATTGGGAATCGTTTCCTGGCTCGATTCATCCCGCCCAGGGCGGCGCTGATCGTCTGTCGCAAGGTCAGGCCGGCAAAGGTGTGGATGACGGGGGAATAACGGAGTTCGAGGAGTCGGACTTGATTTCGGTAAGCTTCTTCAACTATGGCTTCAATCACCCGGGCGATGTTTTCATAAAATTGGGTGATCCAGAGGGGATAATGAAACTTGTCCAAATAACTGAGCAGGCTTCCCTTCTCCCGATCCTGAAGAACAAGGAGTTTTTCCATCTGGGTCATGGTCCCGACCGGATTGAGCCCGTGCCGCTTCATCAGCTTCCAGGCCAAGCCGACCGGAATCGAGCCGTCCACATGCTGGTGGAGTTCCACTCTTTGGGTGCGGCTCGGAAGGGAGGGCGAGGGCTTCTGTGATGATTTTTTAAATCCCATGCCTATTTCTTGGATTTCAGGCTTCCGATTCCGTCGTAATATACCTTGAAATACCTCAGCAGGTCGCGCACGGATATAATTCCGATCAACTTCCCTTTCTCTGTAATACCCAAATGCCGGATCCCTTTATCTTTCATTAAATCGTTGGCCCGCTCCGGGGATTCGGTGATTTCGATCGAAATAATCGGGCTGCTCATAATGGACGAAACATAGGCTTTCTCGGGGTTGAGCCCTTCCGCAACGGCCTTTCGGGCCAGGTCCGTTTCACTGATGATCCCGACCTCCTGACCGCTCCGGGTCACGATAAGGGAACCGATTCGGCGGTCCCGCATCCTCTGGGCCGCGGCTTTCAGGACCGCGTCGTGATCGATCGTCTCCACCTTTTTATTAACAAGCATATTCAAAAAGTCCATTGCCTGCTCCTTGGTGTCGGTTGATCTATCTCCTCCGGGCGATCACCATGATATTAAACCCGAGACGATTAAATGGGAATATCCCGGAGACCGCCAGGTCAATCGTACCAAGCCATATCGCCAGTCGCCCCCAAATCGTCCGGTGGTCCTGTTCCAGTACGTAGCGGTCCGGAATGAAAGAGGCCAGGATATTATGGCCGTGATACCCGGTGATCTTAAAACCATGCGGTTTCAGGAGAGCCGCCAGTTCACGATGGGTAAAGGCCTTAAACCGCATGCCCTCCCATTCCCGGGTATCGTGACCCCGGCCCCGACTTCGGATCGCATCCCAAAGCTCACGGGGTTTATAAAGAAGCCCGGCATTCCATTTATTATCCACTTCGAAGGAGATCAAGGCGTCGGTGATTGAGACGCGGCTGATCTCGGACAGGGCTTGATCATATCCATCCGTGATATGGCTCAGGACGTCACCGTAGGAAATGACGCAATCGAAGTACTGGTCGGGAAAGGGCAGTTTTCGCGCATCTTCCTTCACGAAACGAACGTGGGGAAAGTCGCGGCAGCGCTCTCTTGCAACGGACAAGAGGTCTTCGGCGATGTCGACCCCGATAACCTCATCGCCGTGACGGGCCAGTCGAACCGTCTGGGCCGCGTTCCCGCACCCGAGGTCTAAAATTTTTTTGTACCGTCTTCCATCCAGGATCTGATGCAGGAGCTTGTCATAGAGGCGATAGGCGTTTATAAAGAAGGGTTGACGTTCGATGATTCGGTCATAATCCTCGGTGAGACGCTTATAGGCCAACGCCACTTCGTGATTCGGCAAGGTCGACTCCGTTGACGGCTGCTTATTATACGGCAAATAAAAATGCCCTGACAAGCGATTTGATCAGCGTCCCATCGTCCGTCGAAGGAATTCCTCAAGGGAAGCGCTGGTTAGAAATGGGTTTTGGCGTTTTTCGTCGCCGAGGGTCGAGACCGGCACCGGAGCATAATGATGCCCGGGATAAACCTTGATGTGGTCCTCCAACCGTTTAAGGGTACCCGTCAGGCTTTGAAACATCTCTTCCGGGCTTCCTCCCGGCAGATCGCATCGTCCGCAGCCGTTGATGAAGAGCGTATCCCCGGTGATCAATCGCCCCTCCACATAGAAACACTGTGAACCCGGGGTGTGACCGGGAGTATGGATGAACGTGACGTTCAAATCGCCCACCTTGACCGCATCCCCGCTCTCGATTTTCTTGATATTGCCCCCGCCATACCGAAGCGCCGCCGCCTCTTTCTTATGGACGAAGACGCGGGCATCCGTCTGCTTTAGAAGCTCTTCCACGCCGTTGATATGGTCAAAATGAGTATGGGTCAGAAGGATCGTCTTGATCTGGAACCGATGATTCTTCGCGATCGTGAGGATGGCCTGCACATCCCACGCCGGATCCACCACCGCCGCTTCGCGGGTTTTCTCACAGCCGATCAAGTAAACAAAATTCTGCATCGGACCGAGTTCCACCTGATGCAGAAACAGGGCCGGCCCGTCTATATCGGATGTTTTCTTCATCCGGCTCACATCTCCCGCACGCGTTCCGATATCCCGATCACTTCATGAAGATCGAGCTGAATCGGTCCGGCCAGAAGATCGCGATTGGTCTTGCGCGCCTGACTTTTCTGATGGCCTTCGCTCTTCAACCAGGCTTCGTAGTCTTCGCGGCTTTCCCAATAACTCAACACAATGTAATAGTCGTTGTTGAGGGGCTTTAGAAATTCATTCCGAATAAAACCCGGCATCATATCGGCCAGCTTGGGTCTCCCGAGGAACTGTCTTTCAAATTCATGTTCACGGCCTTTGACGACCCGCATCCGGTTGGCAACTACGATCATTCGATACCCTTTTGCATCATGATGGCGGACTCTTTGTTCTTAGAGGCCCTCGTTCCCCCGATGCCCGTCAACGCCCCG
The sequence above is a segment of the Nitrospiria bacterium genome. Coding sequences within it:
- a CDS encoding ChaN family lipoprotein, translating into MGTLKPGTILHLPTGIEVTKEQMFHILSSSRIVYVGETHTNLEDHQVELEVLQGLWKQFPGQWVVGMEMFQKPSQDQLNRWSHGQMDEKEFIKVWYDNWDQSYNYYRAILRYSRDKKIPLIALNAPDELVHEIMKKGTEGLSENLEKELPEMDREDPYHRNSLKAVFGGHAHGDEGFERFYETMLIWDETMAQTISTYLSSPEGRGKKMVVFTGGFHVNYGFGVPRRVFRRLPEPYEIVMPYTEEVPESRKDLLMDVQPVSIPLYLADFVWADGYKDLEDQSVHLGVQVDKTEKGVTVRKVMPDSTALKTGIREGDIIVSFDGQSILEPSDLIHLMSFKQPGDHAILKILRGAQALNFEAQFGSEKKIQSH
- a CDS encoding LuxR C-terminal-related transcriptional regulator — its product is MDLLEVANRRSVPGILVFNHRQEPVFFNPVALGILSKVNGNHSDSDHLMMGVTIPKEIFNLYENLKKSYLACRDDHQAQVAPQISLFSTQDAMYCCRGFPLNGDDAQAGQAFHIMMLIEKVSQHRQIDLEKLRSRFQLTNRQMEIVKHLFSGLTNKRIADALCVSEDTIKGHLKHIMRRLKVNSRTEILSIILQL
- a CDS encoding MFS transporter, which produces MTPPVSRRSFTAFWTSSTYFAEGLPYSVVHQISAQFFTASGASLQAIGLTSLYGLAWNLKFLWSPLIDVFSNKKSWLVGFELLIALAIAFLTWPAMNFDLALAAKIFLIVAFLAATHDIAVDGYYIQSLNDVDQAAFSGVRVAAYKIALLVGNGALVVLAGMVSWEICFLTAGGIMVVLGLVHHLRLQEVRVHRNVWKVSVIAEAFITYLRQPHIVMILSFILLFRAGDAMMFAMATPLLRDLGYDTAARGFLSGTLGTVTSIAGALVGGGAISRLGLRRCLFPFTLAQSLAIPAYAWMAYEKPGLLGVSLVIAFEQIAAGLGTAALLVFLMQRCRREFQATHFAIGSALMSVPATLAGGVSGFVAAGVGFTAFFLIAFVTSWPGLLLAWLMPARVHHY
- a CDS encoding FIST N-terminal domain-containing protein, which translates into the protein MSPQKAAREAARMAMKRAGMNRADLVLVFASVSYHPYYPLLLKALRNEIETAHLLGCSGFGVITTDGEWENEPAVAVMILASDTVTASPFLFHPLQGQAELIGRTIGGMTLTDRKDGAYSSIGVLLPDSYNFQPKPFFHGVTSANEKAVLIGGGASEDGSLMQTLQIYQDQVLSDAVTGFVLNGSFTHTIGLSQACHPVGNPMMVTRARHNTIYELAGRAALDCYSGLFTNIPTQAIREATGLIFIGFPADVTESRFHRGSYLVRSVVGVDPVERSITVPEAVEEGQVVSFMIREPTQAMHDMESMVSDLAKIHRDRPPAFAMYFDCCGRGRSLYGKTGVDLSIIKKHFGEIPLIGFLSYSEIAPIHGVPHFHNYSGILVLISE
- a CDS encoding multiheme c-type cytochrome, with protein sequence MLGGIALVAILLFFVYQKVHSKIIFGLREDFSKAVSYDKPVPGIPGIRAGQCGGCHREIYEEWKTSMHSKAYVDPFFQAYWNKDEHIWICLNCHSPMQPQQPWLIKGLENGKVYKPIKEDNPHYDADFQQEGITCASCHVRDGVIEGPFEGIEAPHPTRYSPRFRSTDICFTCHQVPAGPFQFYNGGPCSTFPEFEAGPYYKEGKICQDCHMPSINRPLVSGGRVRSGRQHLWRGGHFPEMIQRAASVRLTADRSVLQPGQDVTFTLTLTNSGAGHKIPTGDPDRYFTVTFEVVDASGAVIKRQESTMRRWIVWWPVIVEVYENRLSPLMSRDYVFRYWSPRNLQGLTLRASVKYHIMTEAQYRRLQNKFGLSIDVPHVFTIYEQELRLDEPLQVTAVQNERPYHSCQSKKG
- the add gene encoding adenosine deaminase encodes the protein MGFKKSSQKPSPSLPSRTQRVELHQHVDGSIPVGLAWKLMKRHGLNPVGTMTQMEKLLVLQDREKGSLLSYLDKFHYPLWITQFYENIARVIEAIVEEAYRNQVRLLELRYSPVIHTFAGLTLRQTISAALGGMNRARKRFPIRAGLIVIAMRQHGPHIAKILARAAVSEGQQFHERTGVIGFDVAGAERGNPPALFKDAYAIARTGGLGLTIHAGEDEGPHAVWQAIDELGVTRIGHGCSSVRDKVLLRRLARDKILIECCITSNYQTGAVKRGRPHPIFTFLEYGIPVAICTDNTTVSDTNQALENKSLRHRLSESHLAMIHQNARNYSFIRAD
- a CDS encoding CBS domain-containing protein; the encoded protein is MDFLNMLVNKKVETIDHDAVLKAAAQRMRDRRIGSLIVTRSGQEVGIISETDLARKAVAEGLNPEKAYVSSIMSSPIISIEITESPERANDLMKDKGIRHLGITEKGKLIGIISVRDLLRYFKVYYDGIGSLKSKK
- a CDS encoding class I SAM-dependent methyltransferase translates to MPNHEVALAYKRLTEDYDRIIERQPFFINAYRLYDKLLHQILDGRRYKKILDLGCGNAAQTVRLARHGDEVIGVDIAEDLLSVARERCRDFPHVRFVKEDARKLPFPDQYFDCVISYGDVLSHITDGYDQALSEISRVSITDALISFEVDNKWNAGLLYKPRELWDAIRSRGRGHDTREWEGMRFKAFTHRELAALLKPHGFKITGYHGHNILASFIPDRYVLEQDHRTIWGRLAIWLGTIDLAVSGIFPFNRLGFNIMVIARRR
- a CDS encoding MBL fold metallo-hydrolase, whose protein sequence is MKKTSDIDGPALFLHQVELGPMQNFVYLIGCEKTREAAVVDPAWDVQAILTIAKNHRFQIKTILLTHTHFDHINGVEELLKQTDARVFVHKKEAAALRYGGGNIKKIESGDAVKVGDLNVTFIHTPGHTPGSQCFYVEGRLITGDTLFINGCGRCDLPGGSPEEMFQSLTGTLKRLEDHIKVYPGHHYAPVPVSTLGDEKRQNPFLTSASLEEFLRRTMGR
- a CDS encoding antibiotic biosynthesis monooxygenase, translating into MIVVANRMRVVKGREHEFERQFLGRPKLADMMPGFIRNEFLKPLNNDYYIVLSYWESREDYEAWLKSEGHQKSQARKTNRDLLAGPIQLDLHEVIGISERVREM